Below is a genomic region from candidate division KSB1 bacterium.
GGACAGGGCCTTGATTGGCACACACACGTTCCAGTGTCCGCATCACACGATCAGAGACGCCGGCTTAATCGGCGGTGGGCGCATTCCCAGACCCGGCGAAGTCAGTCTGGCGAACCATGGTGTTCTGTTCTTAGACGAATTGCCGGAATTTAAAAAAAATGTACTTGAAGTCATGCGCCAGCCGTTGGAGGATGGCCGGGTTACTATTTCACGGGCACTGCTTTCCCTCACCTACCCCGCTGAATTCATGCTTGCAGCGGCCATGAATCCCTGCCCGTGTGGTTTTGCAACCGATCCTCACAACGATTGTTCCTGCACGCCGCCCCAAATCCAAAAATATTTATCACGTGTCTCCGGCCCGCTTTTGGATAGAATTGATATCCATATTGAGGTGCCTTCTGTGCAATACAAAGACCTGGCAAGTGAAGTCCCAGGTGAAAGTTCGGCCTCCATACGAGAGCGTGTGATGCAGGCAAGGAAGCTTCAGCAAAAACGGTTTATAGACAAGAAACACCTGTTTTGCAACGCACGAATGGAGTCTAAGGAGATTCGGCAATATTGTAAAATAAATCAGGAAGGACACGAACTTTTGAAAACCGCAATTACCAAGCTGGGTTTATCAGCTCGGGCTTATGACCGGATATTAAAGGTGGCGAGAACAATTGCGGATATTGAGGGCTCCGAAGAAATCAGGCAGGAATTTGTAGGTGAGGCGATTCAGTATCGCAGTTTAGACAGGACTTTGGGGGCAAGTTATTAGGTTGTGGCTACCATGAGTTTGATTCAGCATATCCCCATTCAATGAGTTGGGGGCCGGCATGTTTTTTGAGACGCGCCCTCTTTGGATTTTCAGCTAAAAAGACTCCTCGTTTGCGGCATTATATTCGTATCCGAAATATGACAACAAATGTATTTATCAAAGCTTGTGATGCCTTTTTTAACCGGTTTGATCAACCACAAGTATTAAAGCTGGATAACGCAGCGACATTTATTGGAAGTGCCTCAGGAAAACGTAATTTAAGCAAAGTGATGATTTATCTTTTAAGTCGCCAAATTACACCTGTTTTTGCTGTACCAAGACGCCCTTTCACTCAAGCATCCATCGAAGGAAATAACAGTGTTTTTGCCAGACACTTTTGGAACAGAAGAATTCAACACTCCAGCCGATGTTGACCGTCAGCTTGATTGGTTTAATAACTCTTCTTTAAAATACACCGATTATCAAAAGCCTGACTCTAAAAAAACGGAGTTTGCTCCGAATGTCTATTTCCTAAGACAAATTAAAGAAAGTGAATCCAAACCTGGACAAGGCAGCATTGCCATCCTCAATGAGGAGATACCCTTGCCAGCTGAATGGATTAATTTCTTTGTTGTCAGCTAAATGGAATCTTAAAAATGAAACGTTAACTGTATTCAAAAGAACAAGATAAACAACAGATAACCCTTTATGAAAAATCTTTTCTTATTAACAAGACTAAAAAAAATAAATTTAAACTAACCAGTGCACTTTCATCTTGCATTTGACCAGCGTTAGGAAAAAGCTTTTTCAAGAGTTCAAAAAAAATCACACTCCACTCTGGCGTCTTCTCAACAAACCTGGCGCCACCTTACAATTGCAACAAAGTCCTTTATAAAAACTGCTGAGATGTTTTAAAAAACTTCCGGGTTTATATCTTTGTCAGCCCACGCAGTAAATTCCGTCCAATTTTTATAAATCAATTTATGCCAATCAACCAAGTCCTACAATTTGTCGAGCAACCAGGTCTCTTTTATGTATACCAGTTCGTCGCTTGCGCACGTGATTTAGCAAGCCAGGATGTACCGGAGCGTCCGAGTCCACAAATAAATACCCGCTCTTTCATAATTTTATAGTGCGTTGTTTCCAGATTCAAAGCGGTTAGCTGCAATACCATTCATCTGATTTATTAGGCTGAAGGCCTATTCCATGAGTAGTAGTAAACGGGTTTGCAGAAATTGCAAGTGCTGACAATCAATTCTTTGTTGGGGAAATTGAAGAAACGTTAGGGGGACCAAAATAAAAAATCCCTGCATTTCAGTGTGGGGCAATCAAAGAACCGCGACATGCACGGTGGGCACCGCCTGTACGGTTTTTGCGTCCACTGAATCCCGAAAACTCAGGATGAGGCGTGCAATCGACGTCCAGAGCTAAGCTCCCAATTTAAAGGTATTAGCTCTTTGATTTATGCCACACGGAAATCTACAGGGATTTGAACTGTGTGCAGTTTAGCAAAAATGATAATAAAAGTCAAGGATAAAATTGCAGATCTTTCGCAATTACTTGACTTATTTGCCAAAAGTTACTCCTTCCATTCGTAAGCTAAAAAACAGTTGATTTTCACCACCCAAATTGTTAAGTTAATTTCAAAAATACCCTGTCCACCCCTTCAAATGAAGTCAAAACCGGCTATCTACCAATTTTACTTAATTTCCATTCTTGGGCTCACTATATTATTATCGGCGAGCATTTCAGTTTCTAAAAACGACGAACGCCCAAGGGCTCGTGAAATTGGGATCGAAGTCGGCGTTTTGAAACCTGGCAAGTGGAATGCGATTACTGATGTTCCGGGCGTAAAAGTTGGTCACACCACAGTCATCAGGGGGGACTGTGTTCGCACAGGAGTCACTGCAATTCTTCCTCACCCGGAAAATTTATTTCAAAGAAAAGTACCGGCAGCCATTTTTGTCGGAAATGGATTTGGCAAATTGCTGGGCTCGACCCAAATCGAAGAGCTTGGTAATATTGAAACGCCGATTCTATTAACTAACACTTTAAATGTACCCAGAGTCGCAGATGCACTCATAGACTACATGCTTGGGCTACCCGGGAATGAAGATGTTCGCTCCGTTAATCCGGTCGTTGGCGAAACAAACGATGGCTGGCTCAATGATATTCGCGGCAGGCATGTTTCCAAAAATGATGTTTTTCGTGCGATTCGAACCGCAAAATCCGGAGCAGTTGAAGAAGGGTGTGTTGGCGCCGGGACCGGGACTATCTGTCTTGGTTTTAAAGGAGGCATTGGTACTTCCTCCAGAATTTTGCCAAAATCAATGGGCGGGTTTACCATCGGCGTTCTGGTGCAAAGCAATTATGGCGGTATTTTTGAAATTAATGGTGCGCCGGTTGGTAGAGAGCTTGAAAACTATTTTTATAAAGATAAAATAAAATACGAGGATGGAGATGGTTCCTGCATGATTGTGGTCGCCACCGATGCCCCTCTGTCTTCCAGAAACCTGAAGCGATTGGCCAAACGAGCCTATCTTGCGCTGGCAAAAACCGGCGCGTTTTCCTCAAATGGCAGCGGAGATTATGTTATTGCCTTTTCAAATAATTCGGAGAATTTGATTAAATACAACGACCAAAATTCTACAAAGACCGTTACTCTTTTGAACAACGACAATCTCTCCCCTCTTTTTATGGCCGTGGTTGAGGCAACTCAGGAAGCCCTTTACAATTCTTTGTTGAAAGCAACGACAACCATAGGAAAAAATGGTCGAATAGTTGAGGCTGTGCCAATCGAAAAAATTGTGGACATTTGCAAGAAATACAGCGTATTAAACTTAGGTAAGACATTATCTAAAAATAACCAATAATGAATAAACCCTTTTGGAAAAATCTTTATTATACTTGGAGTCATATTATTAACTCTGGGTTTGTTATTTACCTTTTTTAAACAAATTCCCTTTTTAGGAAAACTGCCGGGAGACATTCTGGTCCAGAAAAAGAATTTCACCTTTTATTTTCCAATCGCAACTTCTGGGCTTTTGAGTATCATTCTATCGTTAGTTTTGTTTTTTCTTAACAAAAAATAGCAACTTAGTTATGCGTAAGAAAAAAGCCTATTCAAAGTTTCTTTTTTTAACGCTATGTTACATGGTAAGCATGACAGGCCATGCCTCCGAGGAGGAAGCCGGGGAAAGATCCACCGTTCATGTCCTAGCCGTTGAAAGCATTATCACCCCTGTTTCCGCTGAGTTCATCATAAGCGCAATCGAAAAAGCGGAAAACGAAGGCGTTCACTGTTTGATTATTGAGCTCGATACGCCGGGTGGTCTATTAGAATCAACCAGGCAAATCACCAAACGCTTTTTGGCCGCAGACATTCCCATTGTTGTCTATGTCTCTCCGCAAGGCTCAAGAGCGGCTTCTGCAGGTGTTTTCATCACTTATGCGGCTCATGTTGCTGCCATGGCGCCGAGCACAAATATTGGCGCGGCTCATCCGGTCAATATTCAAGGCGGTGCAGACACCTCCTCAGTCATGAACGAGAAAGTTACAAACGATGCCGTTGCACAAGTTAAAGCGTTGGCGGAAAAACGCGGACGCAATATTGAGTGGGCAGAAAAGGCAGTTCGTGAAAGCGTCTCGATTACGGAGCAGGAAGCGCTTGATTTAAATGTCATCGATTTCATTTCGCCTTCTGTAGATAGTTTGCTCAGCCAGATGGATGGTATGGAGGTTGAATTAGTTTCAAGAGAGGTTACCCTTAAAACTAAAAACGCCCGAATTGTTTACCATCAAATGAATTTGCGCTACAGGATTCTTGAGAAAATCTCCAATCCAAATGTTGCCTACATTTTAATGATGCTTGGCTTTTACGGGCTATTTTTTGAGCTCTCAAACCCGGGCGCTATCTTCCCAGGTGTCGTTGGCGCGGTCTGTTTGATCTTAGCCTTTTTTGCGCTGCAAGTGCTGCCAATAAATTACGCGGGTCTGCTTTTAATACTTGTCGCCATTGTTTTATTTATTATGGAAGTTAAAATAACCAGTTTCGGATTATTAACCATTGGTGGAATTATTGCTATGCTGTTAGGTTCACTTATGCTCATCGAGCAACCTCCTGATAATTTTGCCCCTGTGCTCTCTATTTCGTTAAGTTTAATCATTACTGTCGTCGCATTAACCGCAGCCTTTTTTATCTTTGCTTTCGGAATGGCGTTCAGAACACACCGTAAAAAAATCACAACGGGAAATGAAGGAATTGTCGGCAAGAGCGGCATGGCCCAAAGTAAAATCTCTCCGGAAGGCAATGTAAAAGTTCACGGTGAAATTTGGAAAGCCACCAGCGATGCTCTCATCAAAAAGGGTGAAAAAGTGCGGATTGTATCTGTAGAAGGTCTGGTTTTGAAAGTTGAGAAAGCAAAATAAAAGTTTCATATTGGACACAGAGCTCACGAAGAAGCACAAAGTGACACAGAAGCGAAAAGCTTTAATTTTCATTTTTATTTTAGTCTTTTGAAAACCAAAAAAAGCATCAGTGTTCTTTGTGTAATCTTTGAGGACTCTATGCCTAATTTTTTTCTAAATTATTTAGCAAGGAGGGAAAAATGCCGTATGTCGGATTATTGATTGTAGTCATAGTAATGCTTTTAGCAAGCGCCATTAGAGTGCTAAGAGAGTATGAGCGAGGTGTTATTTTTCGTTTGGGCCGGCTGATGGGTTCAAAGGGACCGGGGTTGATTTTCCTTATCCCATTGATTGATCGCATGGTTAAAGTGAGTTTGCGAACCGTTGCTATGGATATCCCGCCTCAGGATGTCATTACAAAAGACAATGTTTCGGTGAAAGTAAACGCAGTTTTATATTTCAGGGTTATGGACCCATCAAAGGCGATTACGGAGGTTGAGGATTATCTTTATGCGACTTCGCAATTGGCACAGACCACCCTCAGAAGTGTTATGGGCGGCGCTGAACTGGATGAGATGCTGGCAGAAAGAGAGAAAATCAACTCAAGCTTACAGGAGATCATCGACAATCACAGCGAGCCCTGGGGCATTAAGGTGAGTTTGGTTGAAATTAAGCACGTTGATTTACCGCAAGAAATGCAGCGGGCCATCGCAAAACAAGCTGAAGCAGAGCGAGAGAGACGAGCAAAAATTATTCATGCTGAAGGAGAGTTTCAAGCATCAACGAAATTGCGTGACGCCGCCGAGGTGATTAGCGCTTTTCCTGAAGCGCTGCAATTGCGGTTTTTACAAACTCTAACTGAGGTTGCTGCGGAAAACAACTCAACGATTATATTTCCGCTCCCTCTTGATTTGTTTAAGCATTTTATGCAGGATAAAAAATAAAGTAGCGGTACTCACCGGAGTTCTGGCTTACTCTCCTGAAGTGTGGCCTCCCGAAGTGAGGCCGCTTCGGCTACGATTATCTTTTCAATGTCCATTGGTCAACTTTCTATTCGGAATCAAACCAATTTCGAAATCAGTGCACTTACCACGCTTCACTCTCACATTCTTAATGGTTTTGGGGAAATACCCCTGGCTGTGAATTTCTAAAGTGAATTCCCCCGGGGTTAAAAGCCGGTGAAAACCGCCAAACTCCTTATCCGTCATTCTTGGCTTGACGTAATCCGCTGAAAGTTCTTTAACCTTGATTTCCGCTAAAAGCGGTTTCTTCGTATAGGTGTCAAAAACGTGTCCCTTAATTCCGGTTTCAAGCACCCGATCAAATAGATAAAAAGCGCCCTTGAGATTTTCTTTTATAATAAACGGTACACTTTCTTCCGCGGGGAAATATTGGGTGCCAACCTCAATGATGTAATCGATCACATGCTGCTCGGCGTACATCCAAATAGAGCTTTGCCCGACCCGGCCATTTAGCGGCAAAACCGAATACTGCCCTCGTCCGGATTCTCTTTTTATCCTCGAGGCCATCTCACCGGCAATTTCTACAATCAAGTCTAAATCAGGCGGCCGTTTAAAATTACCCCATGGGAAGAGAATCGACTCACCATAGCTGTGGTAGGAAATACCGATAGCAAAATTTTCCCGGCGCGCCAAATTCATGATCGCCAGAGTTTCATTTTCCGAAAAAGGAGTTTCACCGCGATAGAACCAACTGCCCGGTTTGCCATCTCCACCCTCTTGCCAATTGTACCCGTAATTGCGATTTAAATCGACGCCGTCATACAACGGGTTAAACACGCCGTCGCCATCGTTGTCTCTGAGATTTTTTCGCCACCAGGGGAATCGCAAATCGTTTTCGAAAATATATTTGTAACCGTCCGGATTTACAACCGGCACCAGCCAAATCTCGATTGAATCAACCCAATTCTTAATTTGCGGGTCAGTTTTATATTTCTCACACAAAGTTTTAGCCAATTCCAAACAGATGTTAGCGCCGATCGGCTCGCGGGCGTGGTGAACACCCTCAAACAGAATTCTCGGCTCATCTTCTCTTTTTTGGACGTTATCAGAAACCTTGATAGCCCAAATCGGCTGGCCCATACCTGCGGTTCGGCCAATTTTCTCAACGTGAAGTAAGTCGGGATATTTGAGTTGTAATTGGAAGAGATCGTGTTCGATTTGGTCGATTGGTTTATAAGAACGGGGTAAATTTGGATTTCTTCTTTTGGACTCCGGCTTTTTGCCGCTCGCTGCAGCCAGCAGAATATACCCGGAAAGGAGGGCTAAGAGGCTAAAAAAATACTTTCTCTGAGTTAGCGGTGCGCGTCGTTTCATCATAACTCCATCTGCTGAAGTGGTTTCAAGGAATGCGATTATCTAAGTAATACTTTAAACACAATCGCATGCAGAAAAAATCCGAAAGGATTTGTTAAAGTGCCCGCAAGAACTCGACCGAGTAGTTTGCGAGGTCTGCAAGTGGCACCCAATAAACTCCGAGCAAAATTGTGGGAACAACCAATGTAGCAAGCAGGACAACATAATAAGGGGAAACAGCTAAGGAAGCGGGTTCCTTTTCATCCTGTTTATCAAAACACATAGCTTTCAAAATACGGGCATAATAATAAAGTGAAATTACACTATTGATAAAGCCGACGACTGCCAGCCAGTAAAAACCTGGGCCTCCCTTAATCAAGGCAGCGAACAGATAAAATTTGCCGATGAACCCTGCCGTGGGCGGCATTCCTGCGAGCGAAAACAAAAACACGCCCATAGCTATCGCCGGAACCGGCGCTCTCCAAATCAGTCCTTTGTAGTCGTCGATGCTTTCACTACCAACCAGGTCTTGAAATACAATGACAATCAAAAAAGCGCCGATATTCATCAGATAATAAACAACCAAATAAAATATGGTCGC
It encodes:
- a CDS encoding ATP-binding protein, whose product is DRALIGTHTFQCPHHTIRDAGLIGGGRIPRPGEVSLANHGVLFLDELPEFKKNVLEVMRQPLEDGRVTISRALLSLTYPAEFMLAAAMNPCPCGFATDPHNDCSCTPPQIQKYLSRVSGPLLDRIDIHIEVPSVQYKDLASEVPGESSASIRERVMQARKLQQKRFIDKKHLFCNARMESKEIRQYCKINQEGHELLKTAITKLGLSARAYDRILKVARTIADIEGSEEIRQEFVGEAIQYRSLDRTLGASY
- a CDS encoding P1 family peptidase — its product is MKSKPAIYQFYLISILGLTILLSASISVSKNDERPRAREIGIEVGVLKPGKWNAITDVPGVKVGHTTVIRGDCVRTGVTAILPHPENLFQRKVPAAIFVGNGFGKLLGSTQIEELGNIETPILLTNTLNVPRVADALIDYMLGLPGNEDVRSVNPVVGETNDGWLNDIRGRHVSKNDVFRAIRTAKSGAVEEGCVGAGTGTICLGFKGGIGTSSRILPKSMGGFTIGVLVQSNYGGIFEINGAPVGRELENYFYKDKIKYEDGDGSCMIVVATDAPLSSRNLKRLAKRAYLALAKTGAFSSNGSGDYVIAFSNNSENLIKYNDQNSTKTVTLLNNDNLSPLFMAVVEATQEALYNSLLKATTTIGKNGRIVEAVPIEKIVDICKKYSVLNLGKTLSKNNQ
- a CDS encoding DUF2905 domain-containing protein gives rise to the protein MNPFGKIFIILGVILLTLGLLFTFFKQIPFLGKLPGDILVQKKNFTFYFPIATSGLLSIILSLVLFFLNKK
- a CDS encoding nodulation protein NfeD, which produces MVSMTGHASEEEAGERSTVHVLAVESIITPVSAEFIISAIEKAENEGVHCLIIELDTPGGLLESTRQITKRFLAADIPIVVYVSPQGSRAASAGVFITYAAHVAAMAPSTNIGAAHPVNIQGGADTSSVMNEKVTNDAVAQVKALAEKRGRNIEWAEKAVRESVSITEQEALDLNVIDFISPSVDSLLSQMDGMEVELVSREVTLKTKNARIVYHQMNLRYRILEKISNPNVAYILMMLGFYGLFFELSNPGAIFPGVVGAVCLILAFFALQVLPINYAGLLLILVAIVLFIMEVKITSFGLLTIGGIIAMLLGSLMLIEQPPDNFAPVLSISLSLIITVVALTAAFFIFAFGMAFRTHRKKITTGNEGIVGKSGMAQSKISPEGNVKVHGEIWKATSDALIKKGEKVRIVSVEGLVLKVEKAK
- a CDS encoding slipin family protein; the encoded protein is MPYVGLLIVVIVMLLASAIRVLREYERGVIFRLGRLMGSKGPGLIFLIPLIDRMVKVSLRTVAMDIPPQDVITKDNVSVKVNAVLYFRVMDPSKAITEVEDYLYATSQLAQTTLRSVMGGAELDEMLAEREKINSSLQEIIDNHSEPWGIKVSLVEIKHVDLPQEMQRAIAKQAEAERERRAKIIHAEGEFQASTKLRDAAEVISAFPEALQLRFLQTLTEVAAENNSTIIFPLPLDLFKHFMQDKK